Proteins co-encoded in one Hemibagrus wyckioides isolate EC202008001 linkage group LG26, SWU_Hwy_1.0, whole genome shotgun sequence genomic window:
- the LOC131346497 gene encoding lecithin retinol acyltransferase-like: MFDSLLLLLQKTLLFAHWDFFRVVTSRADKPRQTERTERTGAEVTAQLERGDLLEVPRTLFVHFGIYLGDGKVAHLIPDILPLLTRDELRVRAVVSNKRLLLGVLCRRAAVRVDTLEDFVYGARVLLVNAMDGVLGVRPAPKEEVARTAEKLVGAVRYSLLWNNCEHFVTFCRYGTGVSLQTDKFCECLKSVICDQRSVLVTAVSGLFSILFLGLSSSTALPLLLMSFILWMAG, encoded by the exons ATGTTTGACtctttgctgctgctgttgcagaAAACTCTCCTGTTCGCGCACTGGGACTTTTTCCGCGTCGTGACCTCGAGAGCCGACAAGCCGAGGCAGACGGAGAGGACGGAGCGCACGGGGGCGGAAGTCACGGCGCAGCTCGAGCGCGGAGATCTGCTGGAAGTTCCCCGCACGCTCTTCGTGCACTTCGGCATCTACTTGGGCGACGGGAAGGTGGCACACCTCATCCCCGACATCCTCCCGCTGCTCACGCGCGATGAGCTCCGGGTCCGAGCCGTAGTGAGCAATAAGCGGCTGTTGCTGGGAGTGCTGTGCCGCAGAGCCGCCGTGAGAGTGGACACGCTCGAGGACTTCGTGTACGGGGCGCGCGTGCTGCTCGTCAACGCCATGGACGGTGTGCTCGGTGTGCGGCCCGCGCCGAAAGAGGAGGTCGCGCGCACGGCGGAGAAGCTGGTCGGCGCTGTCCGTTACAGTCTCCTGTGGAACAACTGTGAGCACTTCGTCACCTTCTGCAGATACGGTACCGGGGTCAGCCTGCAGACCGACAAG TTCTGTGAGTGCCTGAAATCTGTTATTTGTGATCAGAGGAGTGTCCTGGTCACTGCGGTCAGTGGGCTGTTTTCCATATTGTTCCTGGGATTGTCCTCATCCACAGCActtccactcctcctcatgtcCTTCATCCTCTGGATGGCTGGATAA
- the lratb.2 gene encoding lecithin retinol acyltransferase b, tandem duplicate 2, with protein sequence MRTRSRSLIPTPLLSLCVEDKTFLRLSGTQLLSQTMFLLRFLSSFFTALISDKKNEKKDKKKLNTDTYDISGFQRGDLLEVPRTLFTHFGIYLGNNRVAHLIPDILPVISADDGAISKMVTNNRLILGVIAKKASVRVDSVEDFAYGAEILVNSMDRVCSRPPLHGEEVARRAEKLMGFMDYSLLWFNCEHYVMFCRYGASMSFQTYQFCKRVRKVVFSWTSSFLSLVLCLFITGFLGSVSVCGVLPTLIVPFTIWMAS encoded by the exons ATGAGAACTCGGTCCAGGTCTTTAATCCCCACGCCCCTCCTCAGCCTCTGTGTGGAGGATAAAACCTTCCTCAGACTCTCAGGAACGCAGCTTCTCTCTCAGACCATGTTTCTCCTGCGGTTCCTCAGCAGCTTCTTCACAGCGTTGATCTCAGACAAAAAGAACGAAAAGAAGGACAAAAAGaaactgaacacagacacatatgACATCTCTGGGTTTCAGCGGGGGGATCTCCTGGAGGTTCCCCGAACACTCTTCACACATTTTGGGATCTATCTGGGCAACAACCGTGTGGCTCACCTCATTCCTGACATCCTTCCCGTTATCTCGGCTGATGACGGCGCTATCTCCAAGATGGTGACCAACAACCGGCTGATTCTAGGCGTGATCGCCAAAAAGGCCAGCGTTCGTGTGGATTCCGTGGAGGACTTTGCGTACGGAGCCGAGATTCTGGTGAATAGCATGGACAGGGTGTGCAGTCGGCCGCCGCTCCATGGTGAAGAAGTGGCCAGGCGAGCGGAGAAGCTCATGGGATTCATGGACTACAGTCTGCTGTGGTTCAACTGTGAACATTACGTCATGTTCTGCAGATACGGAGCCAGCATGAGCTTTCAGACCTACCAG TTCTGTAAAAGAGTCAGGAAGGTGGTGTTCAGTTGGACCAGCTCCTTCCTCAGtctggtgttgtgtttgttcaTCACGGGGTTTCTGGgcagcgtgtctgtgtgtggagtgttaCCCACTCTGATCGTCCCTTTCACCATATGGATGGCATCATGA
- the rbm46 gene encoding probable RNA-binding protein 46, with protein MSGGQSVSTEAALLELMKNTGYDMIQENGQRRYGGPPPGWEGPPPPRGCEVFVGKIPRDIYEDKLVPLFEVAGRIYEFRLMMEFSGENRGYGFVMYTTREAAQRAISLFNNYEIRPGKFIGVCVSLNNCRLFIGSIPKEMTKEEIQEEMMNVTDGVVDVIVYPSAIDKTKNRGFAFVEYESHKAAALARRNLVPGTFQLCGQTVKVNWAKPEKDVDEETMEHVRVLYVRNLMLHTTEETLRLEFSHLKPGSVERVKKLTDYAFIHFHCREDALAAQQSMDGKLIDGSPIEVTLAKPASKDTAQRYRSRFGHNETAPMLYSHSNFLIQSKEDSGIIKGSGVLNDISTRPLSSSSHASSSYSVGLKQCVYPGSNLVPISLQSLKPSQLGSAVALLEYYCQRNGWSLPEYYLYTITITPPTYSTTEEVTPLICKVVISSRQSSFMSSKFCTVLDEAKELAAHTALLNLDLSFNGPGSPCSFSPPAVSCQAIPYTAYPISPISPPLSITSTRSSRICIPNLSPF; from the exons ATGAGTGGCGGTCAGTCGGTCAGCACTGAAGCTGCTCTCCTGGAGCTGATGAAGAACACGGGGTATGATATGATACAGGAAAATGGACAGAGGAGATATGGAGGTCCACCACCAG GGTGGGAAGGCCCTCCTCCTCCCCGAGGCTGTGAGGTATTTGTAGGAAAAATTCCTCGGGACATCTACGAGGACAAGCTGGTGCCCCTGTTCGAGGTTGCGGGACGCATATATGAGTTCCGCTTGATGATGGAATTCAGCGGGGAGAACCGTGGCTATGGTTTTGTTATGTATACCACAAGAGAAGCAGCGCAGCGAGCCATTAGCCTCTTCAACAACTATGAAATCCGTCCAGGGAAGTTTATCGGAGTTTGCGTAAGTCTGAACAACTGTCGCCTCTTCATCGGCTCTATCCCTAAAGAAATGACGAAGGAGGAGATCCAAGAAGAGATGATGAAC GTAACAGATGGAGTGGTGGATGTTATTGTGTATCCCAGTGCCATCGACAAAACTAAGAACCGTGGTTTTGCATTCGTGGAGTACGAGTCACACAAAGCTGCTGCTCTGGCTCGCAGGAATCTCGTACCAG GAACATTCCAGTTGTGTGGTCAAACTGTTAAGGTGAACTGGGCTAAGCCAGAGAAAGATGTTGATGAGGAGACGATGGAGCATGTTCGGGTTCTCTACGTACGTAATCTCATGCTGCACACGACTGAGGAGACACTTCGCTTAGAGTTCAGCCATCTGAAACCCGGTTCTGTGGAGCGTGTTAAGAAACTGACAGACTATGCCTTTATTCACTTCCACTGCCGTGAAGATGCGCTCGCTGCACAACAGTCCATGGACGGCAAACTCATCGATGGCTCTCCCATCGAAGTCACGCTCGCAAAGCCGGCCAGCAAAGACACGGCTCAAAGATACAGGTCCCGATTTGGACATAATGAAACAGCACCAATGCTCTACAGCCACTCCAACTTCCTCATACAGAGCAAAGAAGACTCAGGGATCATCAAGGGCTCAGGAGTGCTAAATGATATTTCTACACGTCCTCTCAGTTCCTCTTCTCATGCAAGTAGCTCATATTCTGTGGGgttaaagcagtgtgtgtatccCGGATCCAATCTGGTACCGATCAGTCTGCAGAGCCTGAAGCCGAGTCAGCTGGGCTCTGCTGTGGCTCTGCTGGAATATTACTGCCAGAGGAACGGCTGGTCTCTGCCGGAGTATTACCtgtacaccatcaccatcactccacCAACCTACTCCACCACAGAAGAagtaacgcctctaatctgtaAAGTGGTGATCAGCAGCAGGCAGAGCAGCTTCATGTCCAGTAAATTCTGCACTGTTCTGGATGAAGCCAAGGAGCTTGCAGCTCACACTGCTCTACTGAACCTTG ATCTCTCATTCAATGGCCCAGGTTCTCCTTGCAGTTTTTCTCCTCCAGCAGTGTCCTGTCAAGCCATACCATACACAGCATACCCCATATCTCCGATCTCACCCCCGTTGTCCATCACCAGTACCAGGAGCTCGCGGATTTGTATCCCCAATCTATCTCCATTCTGA